The Halomonas sp. HAL1 genome segment TTAAATCCAGCGTTCAAAGCCGCCTCAACAATGGGCTGCCCGTGCTTAAGCGCTTTCTGTCCCATCTGGATGCGCTGATTAACCAGGTAGGCATGAGGCGTTAGCCCGAAGTGCTGTTTGAAGGCGCGAATCAGGTGCCCAGCGCTATAGCCCGACTGCTGACATAGCCGCTCAAGCGATATATCGGAAGCATAATTGGCACGTAAATAAGCCGCGACATTCTCTAGCCTACTGGGCGCTTGAGGCAATGCGGCGGGGGATTCCTGAGCCAGCACTTGCAGCATGGCAGACAAGTACTCGACTAACGTCGTTTGCTTATCGCCAATGTCGCGTTGTTCATTCAGCAAACAAGCGGCCATATCGCAGTACCCGGCATAAAGCGCTGGCTGAGTAATGACGGCGGTAGCGATATCTTGCCAGTACGGCGTATTCAACAGGCCCAGTTGGTAACGCAATTCACTCAGCCACTCGGTATCGACGTAGAGCATCATGTACGCCCAGGGCTGGTTCTCGAGGGGATTGCAGGCATGCACCCAATGGGGATTCATTATAACGATATCTCCCGCACTAATCTGATGTGTCGCATCGCGATAGCAAAAGGTGCTTTGACCAGAGGTAACCGCCCCCAGCGACCAATGCGTATGGCTATGAGGTGCATAGCAAACTTGTCGCGCGTCGCTGATCTTGCGCAGTTCCACATATGGCATCCCTATATCGCGCCAAAAGACAGGTGTCGATGTATTAGATGTGGTAGCTGACGACTTGTTAATTGACAAAGGTGCACTCATGGTTTGCTCGCATTAATAAAAATAGCGACTCGTCTTTTTTGAAGAAACTACACTGGACAATAGCACAGCACACGCACAGTATGGGCCGCCAAAAAGCTCGAGATGAACTAGTTTGCATAGGAATTCGCAACGCCATATCAAGTCAGGAGGACACCATGGCTAATAGTATGAAAAACCCCG includes the following:
- a CDS encoding AraC family transcriptional regulator encodes the protein MSAPLSINKSSATTSNTSTPVFWRDIGMPYVELRKISDARQVCYAPHSHTHWSLGAVTSGQSTFCYRDATHQISAGDIVIMNPHWVHACNPLENQPWAYMMLYVDTEWLSELRYQLGLLNTPYWQDIATAVITQPALYAGYCDMAACLLNEQRDIGDKQTTLVEYLSAMLQVLAQESPAALPQAPSRLENVAAYLRANYASDISLERLCQQSGYSAGHLIRAFKQHFGLTPHAYLVNQRIQMGQKALKHGQPIVEAALNAGFNDQPHFQRTFKRLVAATPNQYRYPLLNQ